GCCCGCTCCAGCGCCAGCGCGGTCTCCGGCGTCGGGCTGTTGAAGGCGTCGCGGGCGGCGGCCAGGCGCGTGGCGCGGTCGTCGCTGAACAGCGACAGCTTGGCCAGGGACTCCGACACCACGCCGCGCACGCGGTTGTTGACGCGGGCCTTGTCGACGGAATCGGCCGGCAGCTCGCCCAGCGCCTTGCCCGTGGCGGCCTCGAAATACCGGGTGCCGTCGGAGATCAGCGCCGCGTTGTCGCTCTTGCGCGTGAAGAGCATACCCTCGGTCAGCGCCTTCAACGCCGGCACCGCGCGGGCGTCGCCCAGCGCGCCGAGCTTCTCGGCGGCCTCCAGCTTGGCGCTGAAATCGCCGGCGGCCAGCGCGGTGACCAGCTCCTCGAAGGTCTGCGCGCGCGCCGGAAGCGCCGTCAGGGCCGTCGCGCAGGCCAGTGCCAGGGCGACCAGCGCGCGTCCCAGCGCCGCGAGGCCCGCCCCGATCACCGTCCGCTGGCCGCGCCGCCCGCCCGCCGTCATCGATGAGCCCACCGTGTCAATCCCCGCTGTCCGGCGCGCCGGGCGCGAGCCCCGGCCGGCGTCCGCCGTTTCGATAAGGGAGCGCTGCAATCCGCATGCCGCGGGGGTGGCGGGGCCAAGCGCGGCGCGCACAACGAAAAACCGCGCCGGACGGGGTCCGGCGCGGTCTGTTGGTCGGTTGCCGCGTGCGGCGCGACGGCTAGAACTTCGGCTTCTCGCAGTTGCCGCAGACCCAGGGATAGGTCCAGTCGGCGGTCAGCTTGGCGCTCTCCGGGATGTACTTCGACCAGGCGTCGGCCTTCACCGGACCCTTGGTCTGCCACACGATCTCGAACTGGCCGTTGGCCTGGATCTCGCCGATCAGGACCGGCTTGCTGAGGTGGTGGTTGGTGTTCATCACCGACTCGAAGCCGCCCGGCGCCATCACCTTCTGGCCGTACAGGGCCTGGCGCACGGCGTCGACGTTGGTCGTGCCGGCCTGCTGGACGGCCTGCTCCCACATCTTGAAGCCGATGTACGTCGCCTCCATCGGATCGTTGGTGACGCGCTTGTCGTTCTTGATGAACGTCTTCCACTGCTTGATGAAGGCGTCATTGACCGGGCTCTTCACCGACTGGAAGTAGTTCCACGCCGCGAGATGGCCGACCAGGTTGCGGGTGTCGATGCCCGCGAGCTCCTCCTCGCCGACCGAGAAGGCGACGACGGGGACGTCCTTGGCCTTGATGCCGGCGTTGGCCAGTTCCTTGTAGAACGGCACGTTGGCGTCGCCGTTGATGGTCGACACGACGGCGGTCTTCTTGCCGGCCGACGCGAACTTCTTGATGTCCGCCACGATCGTCTGCCAGTCGGAGTGCCCGAACGGCGTGTAGTTGATCATGATGTCCTCTTTCTTGACGCCCTTCGAAATGAGGTACGCCTCGAGGATCTTGTTGGTCGTGCGCGGATAGACGTAGTCGGTGCCGGCCAGCACCCAGCGCTTGGCCTCGCCGCCGTCCTTGGACATCAGGTAGTCGACCGCCGGGATCGCCTGCTGGTTCGGCGCGGCGCCGGTGTAGAAGATGTTGCGCGAGCTCTCCTCGCCCTCGTACTGCACGGGGTAGAACAGCAGGCCGTTGAGCTCCTCGAACACCGGCAGCACCGACTTGCGGCTGACCGACGTCCAGCAGCCGAACACGACGTCGACCTTCTCCTTCTGGATCAGCTCGCGCGCCTTCTCGGCGAACAGCGGCCAGTTCGAGGCCGGGTCGACCACGACCGCCTCGACCTTGCGGCCGAGCAGGCCGCCGCGCTTGTTGAGGTCGTCGACCATCATCAGGACGGTGTCCTTGAGGGTGGTCTCCGAGATCGCCATCGTGCCCGACAGCGAGTGCAGTACGCCGACCTTGATCGGCGGCGCGCCTTGCGCCATCGCGCCGATCGACCATACGCCCACTGCGGCACCGACGGCGGCGCTCGCGACTTTCCTCAGCATCGTCATTCTTCTTCCCCTTCGCTGGACACCGGACCGCCATGGACCGGGCGCCTGCGCGGAGATGAGCAAGACTCGGGCCACTAGCGGGGATTGGTGCCTCAAAGAGGCAATCGCCTAGAATATGCCCTGATAGTCGAAAGACTAGTCATTAAACGGCTATTAATTGTGCATTCTCCTGCAATGCTGGTCGTCAAGCCGTCGCGACGGCCAAAATCCGCACGGACTGAGGCGGCCGGCGAGGCTGAATCGCCAGATTGACTAGTAATTGAGCAGTGGAAATACAGCCCGAAATTCGTCTGACTTCGATTTAGGCGATTCCAACAGCGATCGCGGCGCCGCCGAGAACGAGCGCGCCACCAAAGCCGCGCGGACCCAAGGCGCCGGCGGCACGGATCAGCGCAGAACCGATGCCAATTCCGGCCGCATGGAGAACGATCGTCGCCGCGACGAAGCCGGCCGCGTAGCCCGCCAGCGCGCCGCCGACGGGGATCTCCGCGCCGTGCGCGTAGCCGTGGAACACCGCGAACACCGCCGCCGTGGCGACCGGCGCCCATGACGGCAGGCGCGGGGCGCCCAACAGCAGCAGACCCAGCAGGACGACCGAACCGACGATGCCGGCCTCGATCATCGGCAGGCGCAGGCCGGTCCAGCCGGCGACCGCTCCGGCCAGCATCATGGCGACGAACGCCGCCGGGATCGTCCACACCGCCCGCCGGTCGGCGACGCCGCGCTGCGCCGCCCAGACGCCGATGCCGACCATGGCCAGCACGTGGTCGAGACCGGTCATGGGATGCGCGAAGCCGGCCGCGAGACCCAAGCCGTGGTCGCCGACATGGGCGTGGGCGGCGCCGGCGGAGGCGGCGAGCAGGAGCGCGGCGAGCGGGGCGATGCGGATCATGTCGGAACCTCCGTGGATTTGTGGGCAAGCTCTAGCATGGCGGCGCGGCGTCACGCAGCCTTCTAGTCGGGGCGCGCGGGACGGTCCGGCAGCCCGCCTTTGCGGACGATGAACTCGGCGATCTCGGCGACGCCGCGCTGCTCCTTCAGATTGGCGAACACGAAGGGCCTTGCGCCGCGCATCTTGCGGGCGTCGCGGTCCATCACGCCGAGATCGGCGCCGACCAGCGGCGCGAGGTCGATCTTGTTGATGACCAGAAGGTCGGACCGGGTGATGCCCGGTCCTCCCTTGCGCGGGATCTTGTCGCCGGCCGAGACGTCGATGACGTAGATCGTCAGGTCGGCCAGCTCGGGCGAGAACGTGGCCGCGAGATTGTCGCCGCCGGATTCGACGAACAGCAGCTCGAGGCCGGGGAAGCCGCGGCACAGGTCGGCCACGGCGGCGAGGTTGATCGAGGCGTCCTCGCGGATCGCGGTGTGCGGGCAGCCGCCGGTCTCGACGCCGATGATGCGGTCCGGCGGCAGCGCGCCGGAGCGGGTCAGGAACTCGGCGTCCTCCTTGGTGTAGATGTCGTTGGTGACGACGGCGATATCGTAGGAATCGCGCAGATGCTTGCACAGACGCTCGACCAGCGCCGTCTTGCCGGAGCCGACCGGCCCGCCGACGCCGACGCGCAGCGGCCCGTGCGATGTTGGCGGCACGCTCATTTCACGACTCCCGGCAGAAGCAGCGCGCCGTATCCGGCGGCGATGATGAAGCATAGTGGCGAGAACAGCGTGATGTCGCGCATCGCGAACGGCTCGGTGGCGAACCGCCGGCGCCAGGCGGGGAGGTAGCCCGCGACGCCGCGCAGCAGGAACACGACCGCGATGGCGGCGCCGACGCCGACGATGACGGCCCGCGGCGGCGCCGTCGTGGCTGTCGCGACGAGCAGCATCGGCCAGACCGCCGCGACCGCGACCGCCGCGGCCGCGAGCAGGCACGCGACTGGCGGCGGCATGCGCGCGCG
The genomic region above belongs to Rhodospirillales bacterium and contains:
- the ureG gene encoding urease accessory protein UreG; translation: MSVPPTSHGPLRVGVGGPVGSGKTALVERLCKHLRDSYDIAVVTNDIYTKEDAEFLTRSGALPPDRIIGVETGGCPHTAIREDASINLAAVADLCRGFPGLELLFVESGGDNLAATFSPELADLTIYVIDVSAGDKIPRKGGPGITRSDLLVINKIDLAPLVGADLGVMDRDARKMRGARPFVFANLKEQRGVAEIAEFIVRKGGLPDRPARPD
- the urtA gene encoding urea ABC transporter substrate-binding protein, which codes for MLRKVASAAVGAAVGVWSIGAMAQGAPPIKVGVLHSLSGTMAISETTLKDTVLMMVDDLNKRGGLLGRKVEAVVVDPASNWPLFAEKARELIQKEKVDVVFGCWTSVSRKSVLPVFEELNGLLFYPVQYEGEESSRNIFYTGAAPNQQAIPAVDYLMSKDGGEAKRWVLAGTDYVYPRTTNKILEAYLISKGVKKEDIMINYTPFGHSDWQTIVADIKKFASAGKKTAVVSTINGDANVPFYKELANAGIKAKDVPVVAFSVGEEELAGIDTRNLVGHLAAWNYFQSVKSPVNDAFIKQWKTFIKNDKRVTNDPMEATYIGFKMWEQAVQQAGTTNVDAVRQALYGQKVMAPGGFESVMNTNHHLSKPVLIGEIQANGQFEIVWQTKGPVKADAWSKYIPESAKLTADWTYPWVCGNCEKPKF
- a CDS encoding HupE/UreJ family protein, encoding MIRIAPLAALLLAASAGAAHAHVGDHGLGLAAGFAHPMTGLDHVLAMVGIGVWAAQRGVADRRAVWTIPAAFVAMMLAGAVAGWTGLRLPMIEAGIVGSVVLLGLLLLGAPRLPSWAPVATAAVFAVFHGYAHGAEIPVGGALAGYAAGFVAATIVLHAAGIGIGSALIRAAGALGPRGFGGALVLGGAAIAVGIA
- a CDS encoding DUF3995 domain-containing protein — protein: MSLVIAAAILCVLGAIALAHAYWATGGVWPARDGASLARAVIGDGRARMPPPVACLLAAAAVAVAAVWPMLLVATATTAPPRAVIVGVGAAIAVVFLLRGVAGYLPAWRRRFATEPFAMRDITLFSPLCFIIAAGYGALLLPGVVK